The following are encoded together in the Salmonella enterica subsp. enterica serovar Choleraesuis genome:
- the corA gene encoding magnesium transport protein CorA: protein MLSAYQLENHRLTRIEPEETDTLTGSLWVDLVEPDDNERQRVQDELGQSLATRPELEDIEASARFFEDEDGLHIHSFFFFEDAEDHAGNSTVAFTIREGRLFTLRERELPAFRLYRMRARSQAMSEGNAYELLLDLFETKIEQLADEIENIYSDLEELSRVIMEGHQGDEYDEALSTLAELEDIGWKVRLCLMDTQRALNFLVRKARLPAGQLEQAREILRDIESLLPHNESLFQKVNFLMQAAMGFINIEQNRIIKIFSVVSVVFLPPTLVASSYGMNFEFMPELHWSFGYPGAIVFMILAGLAPYLYFKRKNWL from the coding sequence ATGCTGAGCGCATATCAATTAGAAAATCATCGCCTGACTCGTATTGAGCCGGAAGAGACCGATACCCTGACAGGTTCGCTGTGGGTTGATTTGGTCGAACCGGATGATAATGAGCGTCAACGAGTACAGGATGAGCTGGGTCAGAGCCTGGCAACCCGACCTGAACTGGAAGACATCGAGGCATCCGCACGTTTTTTTGAGGATGAAGATGGCTTGCACATCCACTCCTTTTTCTTCTTTGAAGATGCTGAAGACCATGCGGGCAACTCCACCGTAGCATTCACTATTCGTGAAGGGCGTCTGTTTACCCTGCGTGAGCGTGAGCTACCGGCTTTTCGCCTCTACCGTATGCGCGCCCGCAGCCAGGCCATGAGCGAAGGCAATGCCTATGAGCTGCTGCTCGATCTGTTTGAGACCAAAATTGAACAGCTCGCAGATGAAATTGAAAACATCTATAGCGATCTGGAAGAACTCAGCCGGGTCATCATGGAAGGGCATCAGGGCGATGAATACGATGAAGCGCTATCGACCCTGGCGGAGCTGGAAGATATTGGCTGGAAGGTACGTTTGTGTCTGATGGATACCCAGCGTGCGCTTAACTTCCTGGTGCGTAAAGCTCGTCTGCCGGCGGGTCAGCTGGAGCAGGCGCGTGAAATCCTGCGCGATATCGAGTCCCTGCTGCCGCACAATGAATCCCTGTTCCAGAAGGTAAACTTCCTGATGCAGGCGGCGATGGGCTTTATTAATATCGAGCAGAACCGCATTATCAAAATCTTCTCGGTGGTATCTGTGGTCTTCCTGCCGCCGACCCTGGTCGCTTCCAGTTATGGGATGAACTTTGAATTTATGCCTGAATTGCACTGGAGTTTCGGTTATCCGGGTGCGATTGTGTTTATGATTCTGGCGGGCCTGGCCCCCTATTTGTATTTCAAGCGCAAAAACTGGCTCTAA
- a CDS encoding DUF484 family protein, with product MKNIGEKQPSETVTELNDRTVGDYLLNNPDFFMRNARLVEQLRVPHPVRESVSLVEWHMARARHRIGCLEENMDLLIEQASENEALFYQLLRLQGRLIAADSLQEMLNRLHRWARDLGLAGANVRLFPDRWRIGAPSGFTHLALNYQSFEPLRIHRFGSGHHYLGPLHGPELLVMLPQAKAIGSVAMSLMGKDGDLGVLIFSSRDAHHYQSGQGTHLLQELAIMLPGLLERWIERI from the coding sequence ATGAAAAATATCGGGGAAAAACAGCCATCTGAAACCGTAACCGAACTGAATGACAGAACGGTCGGCGATTATCTGCTGAATAATCCCGATTTCTTCATGCGTAACGCCCGGCTGGTTGAGCAGCTTCGGGTGCCGCATCCGGTCCGGGAAAGCGTTTCTCTGGTTGAGTGGCATATGGCAAGGGCGCGCCATCGTATCGGCTGCCTGGAAGAGAATATGGATTTGCTGATTGAACAAGCCTCAGAAAATGAGGCGCTGTTTTATCAGCTGCTGCGTCTACAGGGGCGGTTAATCGCTGCCGATAGCCTGCAGGAAATGCTTAACCGGCTGCATCGCTGGGCGCGCGATCTGGGCCTGGCTGGCGCAAATGTTCGCCTGTTTCCCGATCGCTGGCGCATTGGCGCACCCTCTGGATTTACGCATCTGGCGCTGAATTATCAGTCATTTGAACCGTTACGCATTCATCGCTTTGGTAGCGGACATCACTATCTTGGCCCGTTGCATGGCCCTGAGTTACTGGTGATGCTGCCACAGGCAAAGGCCATCGGCTCGGTTGCGATGTCGCTAATGGGTAAAGATGGCGATCTGGGGGTGCTTATTTTTAGTAGCCGCGATGCTCATCATTATCAGTCAGGCCAGGGTACTCATCTGCTGCAGGAGCTGGCCATCATGTTGCCGGGCTTGCTGGAGCGCTGGATAGAGCGCATATGA
- the uvrD gene encoding DNA helicase, translating into MDVSYLLESLNDKQREAVAAPRSNMLVLAGAGSGKTRVLVHRIAWLMSVENCSPYSIMAVTFTNKAAAEMRHRIGQLMGTSQGGMWVGTFHGLAHRLLRAHHLDANLPQDFQILDSEDQLRLLKRLIKAMNLDEKQWPPRQAMWYINGKKDEGLRPQHIQSFGNPVEQTWLKVYQAYQEACDRAGLVDFAELLLRAHELWLNKPHILNHYRERFTNILVDEFQDTNNIQYAWIRLLAGDSGKVMIVGDDDQSIYGWRGAQVENIQRFLNDFPGAHTIRLEQNYRSTNNILNAANALIANNNGRLGKNLWTDGSDGEPISLYCAFNELDEARFVVNRIKAWQETGGALEKCAILYRSNAQSRVLEEALLQAAMPYRIYGGMRFFERQEIKDALSYLRLMSNRNDDAAFERVVNTPTRGIGDRTLDVVRQTARDNQLTLWQSCRQLLQDKALAGRAASALQRFMELIEALAHETADMPLHVQTDRVIKDSGLWMMYEQEKGEKGQTRIENLEELVTATRQFSYNDEDEDLMPLQAFLSHAALEAGEGQADTWQDAVQLMTLHSAKGLEFPQVFIVGMEEGMFPSQMSLDEGGRLEEERRLAYVGVTRAMQKLTITYAETRRLYGKEAYHRPSRFIGELPPECVEEVRLRASISRPVSAKPRAASITSDNESGWSLGQRVRHAKFGEGTIVNLEGSGEHLRLQVAFQGQGIKWLVAAYARLETA; encoded by the coding sequence ATGGACGTTTCATATCTTCTCGAAAGCCTCAATGATAAACAGCGTGAAGCCGTGGCGGCACCGCGAAGCAATATGCTGGTTCTGGCCGGCGCAGGGAGCGGCAAAACCCGGGTGCTGGTGCATCGCATTGCGTGGCTGATGAGCGTTGAAAACTGCTCGCCGTATTCCATCATGGCGGTGACCTTTACTAATAAAGCCGCCGCAGAAATGCGCCACCGTATCGGCCAGCTGATGGGTACTAGTCAGGGCGGAATGTGGGTTGGTACCTTCCACGGTCTGGCTCATCGCCTTTTGCGCGCCCATCATCTGGATGCCAACCTGCCGCAGGATTTTCAGATCCTCGATAGTGAAGATCAGCTGCGGTTGCTGAAACGCCTGATTAAGGCGATGAATCTGGATGAGAAGCAGTGGCCGCCGCGCCAGGCAATGTGGTACATCAACGGCAAGAAAGATGAAGGTTTACGCCCGCAGCATATCCAGAGCTTTGGCAACCCGGTAGAGCAAACCTGGCTTAAGGTTTATCAGGCCTATCAGGAAGCGTGTGACCGAGCAGGGCTGGTGGATTTTGCCGAACTGCTGCTGCGCGCCCACGAACTGTGGCTGAACAAACCGCATATTCTTAATCACTATCGCGAGCGCTTCACCAATATTCTGGTGGATGAGTTCCAGGATACTAACAACATCCAGTATGCGTGGATCCGTCTGCTGGCAGGCGATAGCGGTAAAGTAATGATTGTTGGGGATGATGACCAGTCTATTTACGGCTGGCGCGGCGCTCAGGTTGAGAATATCCAGCGTTTCCTGAATGATTTTCCCGGCGCACATACCATCCGCCTCGAACAAAACTACCGCTCAACCAACAATATTCTGAATGCCGCTAACGCCCTGATTGCCAATAACAACGGTCGTCTGGGCAAAAACCTGTGGACTGACGGTAGCGACGGTGAGCCGATTTCGCTGTATTGCGCGTTTAACGAACTGGATGAAGCCCGGTTTGTGGTAAACCGCATTAAGGCCTGGCAGGAAACCGGCGGGGCGCTGGAGAAATGCGCCATTCTTTACCGTAGTAACGCCCAGTCGCGCGTGCTGGAAGAGGCTTTGCTTCAGGCCGCTATGCCATATCGTATTTACGGTGGCATGCGCTTCTTCGAACGCCAGGAAATCAAAGACGCGCTCTCTTATCTGCGTCTGATGTCGAATCGTAATGATGATGCGGCGTTTGAGCGAGTAGTGAACACCCCAACCCGCGGTATCGGCGATCGAACCCTGGATGTCGTACGTCAGACCGCTCGCGACAATCAGCTGACTTTGTGGCAATCATGCCGCCAGTTATTGCAGGACAAAGCGCTGGCCGGTCGCGCTGCCAGCGCCTTGCAGCGTTTTATGGAGCTGATTGAAGCACTGGCTCATGAAACTGCTGATATGCCGCTGCACGTGCAGACTGACCGGGTCATTAAAGACTCGGGGTTATGGATGATGTACGAGCAGGAGAAAGGCGAAAAAGGCCAGACCCGAATTGAAAACTTAGAAGAGCTGGTCACCGCGACGCGCCAGTTCAGCTATAACGATGAAGACGAAGACCTGATGCCGCTGCAGGCATTTCTTTCCCACGCCGCGCTGGAAGCGGGCGAAGGGCAGGCCGATACCTGGCAGGATGCGGTACAGCTTATGACGCTGCATTCGGCTAAAGGGCTTGAGTTCCCGCAGGTATTTATCGTGGGTATGGAAGAGGGTATGTTCCCAAGCCAGATGTCTCTGGATGAAGGTGGGCGCCTGGAAGAAGAACGTCGCCTTGCCTATGTTGGCGTGACCAGGGCGATGCAAAAGCTCACTATAACCTATGCAGAAACCCGTCGGTTATATGGCAAAGAGGCTTATCACCGTCCATCGCGTTTTATCGGTGAGCTTCCGCCTGAATGCGTAGAGGAAGTGCGTTTGCGCGCCAGTATCAGCCGTCCTGTCAGCGCCAAACCGCGCGCTGCAAGCATAACCTCTGACAATGAAAGCGGCTGGTCTCTGGGACAGCGGGTGCGCCATGCAAAGTTTGGTGAAGGTACCATTGTTAATCTGGAAGGCAGCGGTGAGCATCTGCGCTTGCAAGTGGCGTTCCAGGGGCAGGGGATAAAATGGCTGGTGGCAGCATACGCACGCCTGGAGACCGCGTAA
- the xerC gene encoding tyrosine recombinase XerC, translated as MSADTLTPAVSQFLRFLQVERQLSPLTVLNYQRQLEAIITIASGAGLRDWSRCDVSMVRSIATRSRRAGLQAASLALRLSALRSFFDWLVGQEVLSANPAKGVSIPKTPRHLPKNIDVDDVNRLLDIDINDPLAVRDRAMLEVMYGAGLRLSELVNLDCSHLDLDTGEAWVVGKGSKERRLPIGRTAVAWVEHWLDLRELFGPHDDALFLSRQGNRISGRNVQKRFAEWGVRQGLSSHIHPHKLRHSFATHMLESSGDLRAVQELLGHANLSTTQIYTHLDFQHLAAVYDAAHPRAKRGKS; from the coding sequence ATGAGCGCCGATACATTAACCCCTGCCGTCAGTCAGTTTCTCCGCTTTCTCCAGGTTGAGCGTCAGCTTAGCCCGCTAACCGTACTCAATTATCAGCGCCAGCTGGAAGCGATTATCACGATCGCCTCCGGTGCCGGATTACGCGACTGGTCGCGCTGCGATGTCTCAATGGTGCGCAGTATTGCGACCCGCAGCCGTCGGGCCGGGCTGCAGGCGGCAAGCCTGGCTTTGCGTTTATCGGCCCTGCGCAGTTTTTTCGACTGGCTGGTGGGCCAGGAAGTTTTATCCGCGAACCCGGCCAAAGGCGTTTCAATACCGAAAACCCCTCGCCACTTACCAAAGAATATCGATGTCGATGATGTTAATCGCCTGCTGGATATCGATATTAACGACCCGCTGGCGGTGCGCGATCGGGCGATGTTGGAAGTCATGTATGGTGCTGGCCTGCGTCTCTCAGAGCTGGTTAATCTTGATTGCAGCCACCTGGATCTCGATACCGGTGAGGCGTGGGTTGTCGGGAAGGGGAGTAAAGAGCGCAGGCTGCCTATTGGCCGCACTGCCGTTGCCTGGGTCGAGCACTGGCTCGATTTGCGCGAACTGTTTGGCCCCCATGACGATGCTTTGTTTCTGTCGCGTCAGGGGAACCGAATCTCCGGGCGTAATGTGCAAAAACGCTTTGCCGAATGGGGCGTGCGTCAGGGGCTGAGCAGCCATATTCATCCGCACAAACTGCGGCACTCCTTTGCTACTCATATGCTGGAATCGAGCGGTGATTTACGTGCGGTACAGGAGCTCCTGGGGCATGCGAATCTTTCGACGACGCAAATTTATACCCATCTCGACTTTCAACATCTGGCCGCTGTGTATGATGCCGCACATCCACGCGCCAAACGAGGTAAAAGCTGA
- a CDS encoding flavin mononucleotide phosphatase, whose translation MHFYRPLHRIAALTFDLDDTLYDNWPVIERTEAESLRFVQGYHPGLSKLTSADFAAMRRLIRDEQPDIYHDVTAWRHASAVRLLSHHGLDRVAAMRGADDIMANFAQWRSQITVPQETHDTLARLAEKWPLVAITNGNADPGACGLDGYFQFVLRAGPDGRSKPFSDMFDLAARRLNITPGEVLHVGDDLTTDVAGAVLAGAQACWINLNATNLMHHPASRLLPHVEISRLASLTALL comes from the coding sequence ATGCATTTTTATCGCCCGCTGCACCGGATAGCCGCACTCACCTTCGATCTGGATGATACGCTGTATGATAACTGGCCGGTGATTGAGCGCACGGAAGCAGAGTCTTTGCGGTTTGTTCAGGGTTATCATCCCGGCCTCAGTAAGCTGACCAGCGCGGATTTTGCCGCAATGCGGCGTTTGATTCGTGATGAGCAGCCTGATATTTATCACGATGTAACGGCCTGGCGGCATGCCTCAGCGGTACGTCTGCTAAGCCATCATGGGCTGGATCGGGTTGCCGCTATGCGCGGTGCGGACGACATCATGGCTAATTTTGCTCAATGGCGTAGCCAAATTACCGTGCCGCAGGAAACCCACGACACTCTGGCACGCCTGGCAGAGAAATGGCCTTTAGTCGCCATCACCAACGGCAATGCCGATCCTGGTGCCTGCGGACTGGACGGTTATTTCCAGTTTGTACTGCGCGCAGGCCCTGACGGACGTAGCAAACCTTTTAGTGATATGTTTGACCTGGCTGCCCGCCGTTTAAATATCACGCCAGGCGAGGTACTGCACGTCGGGGATGACCTGACTACCGATGTTGCTGGCGCCGTACTTGCCGGTGCTCAGGCTTGCTGGATTAACCTCAATGCAACCAACCTGATGCATCATCCTGCCAGCCGGTTGCTACCGCATGTAGAGATTTCCCGGTTGGCTTCCCTCACTGCATTGTTATAA